One genomic segment of Bos javanicus breed banteng chromosome 23, ARS-OSU_banteng_1.0, whole genome shotgun sequence includes these proteins:
- the C2 gene encoding complement C2 isoform X4 encodes MDPLMAVLCLLPLYPGLATAALSCPKNVNISGGSFTLSNGWNPGSILTYSCPLGHYPYPVVTRLCKSNGQWQIPRSTRSTKAICKPVRCPAPVSFENGVYIPRLGSHPVGGNLSFECEDGFTLRGSAVRQCRPNGMWDGETAVCDNGASHCPNPGISVGAVRTGSRFGLGDKVRYRCSSNLVLTGSAERECQDDGVWSGTEAICRQPYSYDFPEDVAPALGTSFSHLLATTNPIQQKKKQNLGRKIQIQRSGHLNLYLLLDASQSVSKDDFEIFKDSASRMVDRIFSFEIKVSVAIITFASKPKIIMSVLEDRSRDVTEVENSLRNINYKDHENGTGTNIYEALHAVYIMMNNQMNRPHMNPGAWQEIRHAIILLTDGKSNMGGSPKVAVDNIKEVLNINQKRKDYLDIYAIGVGSLHVDWKELNNLGSKKDGERHAFILKDVQALSQVFEHMLDVSQLTDPICGVGNMSANASAQERTPWHVTIKPKSQETCRGALISDQWVLTAAHCFRNAEDRTLWRVSVGDPNFQGSKEFQIEEAVISPGFNVFSKKSQGIPEFYGDDIALLKLTQKVKMSTHARPICLPCTVGANLALRKLPGSTCRDHVDKLCQGRPQRQNHVPQPDRCQRGGDRPVPMQWDPGG; translated from the exons ATGGACCCACTGATGGCCGTACTTTGCCTGCTGCCCCTGTACCCAG GTTTGGCTACAGCCGCGCTTTCCTGCCCCAAGAACGTGAATATCTCTGGTGGCAGTTTCACCCTCAGCAACGGCTGGAACCCTGGGAGTATCCTCACCTACTCCTGCCCCCTGGGCCATTACCCATACCCTGTGGTGACAAGGCTGTGCAAGAGCAACGGACAGTGGCAAATCCCGAGATCCACTCGGTCGACAAAGGCAATCTGCAAAC ctGTTCGCTGTCCAGCCCCTGTTTCCTTTGAGAACGGTGTGTACATCCCACGGCTGGGGTCCCACCCAGTGGGCGGCAACCTGAGCTTTGAATGTGAGGATGGCTTCACCCTGCGGGGCTCAGCTGTTCGGCAGTGTCGGCCCAACGGCATGTGGGATGGCGAGACGGCCGTGTGTGACAATGGTG CCAGTCACTGCCCCAACCCGGGCATTTCCGTGGGTGCAGTGCGGACCGGGTCTCGCTTCGGCCTTGGGGACAAGGTCAGATACCGCTGCTCCTCGAATCTGGTGCTGACAGGGTCTGCGGAGCGCGAGTGCCAGGACGACGGGGTCTGGAGTGGGACGGAGGCCATCTGCCGCC AGCCCTACTCCTACGACTTTCCTGAGGATGTGGCCCCCGCCCTGGGCACCTCCTTCTCCCACTTACTTGCAACCACCAATCCCATCCAGCAGAAGAAGAAAC AAAACTTGGGCCGCAAAATACAAATCCAGCGTTCCGGTCACCTGAACCTCTACCTGCTCCTGGACGCCTCTCAGAGTGTGTCCAAAGATGACTTTGAAATCTTCAAGGACAGCGCCTCCCGCATGGTGGACAGG ATCTTCAGCTTTGAGATCAAGGTTAGTGTCGCCATCATCACTTTTGCATCAAAGCCCAAAATCATCATGTCTGTCTTGGAAGACAGATCCCGGGATGTGACTGAAGTGGAGAACAGTCTGAGAAATATCAACTATAAAG ACCATGAAAATGGAACTGGGACCAACATCTACGAGGCCCTCCACGCTGTCTATATAATGATGAATAACCAAATGAATCGACCCCATATGaacccaggagcctggcaggaaatCCGACATGCCATCATCCTTCTGACAGATG GAAAGTCCAACATGGGCGGCTCTCCCAAGGTGGCTGTTGACAATATCAAAGAAGTCTTGAACATCAACCAGAAGAGGAAAGACTATCTGG ACATCTATGCCATCGGTGTGGGCAGCCTACACGTGGACTGGAAAGAACTGAATAACCTGGGGTCCAAGAAGGACGGCGAGAGGCACGCCTTCATTCTGAAGGATGTACAGGCGCTGAGCCAGGTCTTCGAGCACATGCTGG ATGTCTCCCAGCTCACAGACCCCATCTGTGGGGTAGGGAACATGTCTGCCAATGCCTCTGCCCAGGAGAGGACACCCTGGCACGTCACTATTAAG CCCAAGAGCCAGGAGACCTGCCGGGGGGCCCTCATCTCCGACCAGTGGGTCCTGACAGCCGCTCACTGCTTCCGCAATGCCGAGGACCGCACGCTGTGGAGGGTCAGTGTGG GGGATCCCAACTTTCAGGGGAGCAAAGAATTCCAAATTGAGGAGGCAGTGATCTCCCCAGGCTTCAATGTCTTTTCCAAGAAGAGTCAGGGAATCCCAGAGTTCTATGGCGATGACATTGCTTTGCTAAAGCTGACCCAGAAAGTGAAGATGTCCACCCATGCTAG